From Rhinatrema bivittatum chromosome 5, aRhiBiv1.1, whole genome shotgun sequence, the proteins below share one genomic window:
- the LOC115091598 gene encoding olfactory receptor 51G2-like: MDYLNNTNHHTLTFILLGIPGLEAQHIWISIPFCAVYAIALLGNCFILFLIKTERSLHAPMYYFLSMLALYDIGLSLTTLPTILSIFWFNSQEINFDACLVQMFLLQTFSLMESSVLLAMAFDRFIAICNPLRYVSILTNSTIAKIGVAIVVRIVALEIPLIVLLKRLPFCKSNLLSHSFCFHADFMKLACADTKINSIYGLFVVLSTAGVDSMFIILTYVMIIKALLSITSQEGRLKAFNTCFSHICAVLIFYTLMLGMAVVPRFGKSVPLIIYFIMGELCFLLPPVLNPIIYSIKAKQIRKAVLKIFSRKQEEQV, from the coding sequence ATGGATTATTTGAATAATACAAACCACCATACTTTGACCTTCATCCTGCTCGGCATTCCGGGGCTGGAAGCTCAGCACATCTGGATCTCCATCCCTTTCTGTGCTGTGTATGCTATTGCACTTCTGGGAAACTGCTTTATTCTATTTCTTATAAAAACGGAACGGAGTCTCCACGCGCCCATGTACTACTTCCTCTCCATGCTAGCTCTCTATGATATAGGATTATCACTGACAACACTACCCACAATACTAAGTATCTTTTGGTTTAACTCCCAAGAAATTAATTTTGATGCTTGCTTAGTCCAGATGTTCCTCCTTCAAACCTTTTCACTCATGGAGTCCTCCGTGCTTTTGGCCATGGCCTTCGATCGCTTTATTGCTATCTGTAACCCTCTGAGATACGTCTCCATTCTAACCAATTCCACCATAGCCAAGATTGGGGTGGCCATTGTAGTGAGGATAGTTGCACTAGAAATTCCTTTAATCGTTCTGTTGAAGAGACTGCCATTTTGCAAAAGCAATCTGCTTTCTCATTCATTTTGTTTCCATGCTGATTTCATGAAGCTTGCATGTGCAGATACAAAAATCAATAGCATCTATGGTTTATTTGTAGTCCTTTCCACGGCAGGAGTAGACTCCATGTTTATTATCTTAACTTACGTGATGATTATTAAGGCTCTCCTGAGTATCACATCACAGGAAGGCCGTCTCAAGGCGTTTAACACCTGCTTTAGCCATATCTGTGCCGTCCTAATCTTCTACACCCTGATGCTGGGAATGGCTGTGGTGCCTAGGTTCGGTAAAAGTGTTCCTCTTATCATCTACTTTATAATGGGCgagctctgcttcctgcttccaccTGTGCTGAACCCGATAATCTACAGCATAAAAGCAAAACAGATTCGGAAGGCAGTGCTGAAAATATTCAGCAGAAAGCAGGAGGAGCAGGTCTAA